The following are encoded together in the Lathyrus oleraceus cultivar Zhongwan6 chromosome 3, CAAS_Psat_ZW6_1.0, whole genome shotgun sequence genome:
- the LOC127129688 gene encoding uncharacterized protein LOC127129688, with amino-acid sequence MASANNDRVFKDGGSSNKPPLFSGQYFDFWKIRMKAHLEAQGSDIWEAVQNGPFIPTTVVNGASSTKPQGSWDDDDKKRVLYDKKAINILQSALGMDEFFRVSTCTTTKEIWDTLVETHEGTAEVKRSRLNTLSQEYELFRMQPGESILDLQKRFVHLTNHLKALGKTLTNDELNLKVLRSLTREWQPKVTAISEKKSLSTMTFATLFGKLQEYETELGLLEKHEVQEKKSKSIALKVDSKVVKKEDNPEEDENFMLLNKEREASTSNEDITCYECGKQGHIKPECPKLAKNRDNKGKKDYNKKAYIAWDDNEISSSSDSDSDQSANLALMASHHSDDEDDEVSSNFSIFDNDAQGAIDELLSECKILYKTISSQKNQISTLEENIEKMKNNLKDEKEELIKNFACTKCESLAFQIVQLKRVIERYEKGQIGLEHVLSSQKYSNDKSGLGYSNFAKQTSNKTIFVKAKEQIPLDKSNKPKVVHQYNNRKRNKSYYKKKSYSPRYKINFEPTCFYCGIKGHTPNACYVRNFSVAQDHYVWLKKGTNFEGPKAIWVPNKT; translated from the exons ATGGCTTCCGCAAACAATGATCGTGTATTTAAAGATGGTGGTAGTAGTAACAAGCCTCCTTTGTTTTCCGGTCAATATTTTGACTTTTGGAAAATCCGTATGAAGGCacatttagaagcacaaggaAGTGACATATGGGAGGCGGTTCAAAATGGCCCTTTTATTCCTACAACGGTTGTCAACGGTGCTAGTTCGACAAAGCCACAAGGATCATGGGATGATGATGATAAGAAAAGGGTTCTCTATGATAAAAAGGCGATTAATATTTTACAAAGTGCACTTGGAATGGATGAATTTTTCCGCGTCTCAACATGTACAACGACAAAGGAAATATGGGATACTCTTGTAGAAACTCACGAAGGAACGGCCGAAGTCAAGAGATCTAGATTGAACACGTTAAGTCAAGAGTACGAGTTATTCCGAATGCAACCGGGAGAATCAATCCTCGACTTGCAAAAAAGATTCGTGCATTTGACAAATCACTTGAAAGCACTTGGTAAGACACTAACTAATGATGAACTTAATCTTAAAGTGCTTAGGTCTTTAACAAGAGAATGGCAACCCAAAGTGACGGCGATTTCCGAAAAGAAAAGTTTATCAACAATGACATTCGCTACTTTATTCGGAAAGCTTCAAGAATATGAGACGGAACTTGGACTATTGGAGAAACATGAGGTCCAAGAGAAGAAATCCAAGAGCATTGCCTTAAAAGTTGATTCCAAAGTTGTGAAGAAAGAAGACAATCCCGAAGAGGACGAAaactttatgcttctt AACAAAGAAAGAGAAGCATCAACATCCAATGAAGACATTACATGCTATGAATGTGGAAAACAAGGCCACATCAAACCGGAATGTCCCAAACTCGCAAAGAATCGTGACAACAAAGGAAAGAAGGATTACAATAAGAAGGCCTACATTGCTTGGGATGACAATGAAATAAGTTCTTCATCGGATTCCGATAGTGATCAAAGCGCAAATCTAGCATTGATGGCATCACATCATTCCGACGATGAAGACGATGAGGTTAGTAGTAACTTTTCAATTTTTGATAATGATGCTCAAGGAGCAATTGATGAACTTTTAAGTGAATGCAAAATTCTATACAAAACCATTTCATCTCAAAAGAATCAAATATCAactttggaagaaaatattgagaaaatgaaaaataatctcAAAGATGAAAAGGAAGAATTAATCAAGAATTTTGCATGCACTAAATGTGAGTCACTTGCTTTTCAAATAGTTCAATTGAAGAGAGTtattgaaagatatgaaaaaggtcaaatcGGATTGGAACATGTTCTTAGTAGTCAAAAATActcaaatgataaaagtggtTTAGGTTATTCAAATTTTGCTAAACAAACTTCTAACAAGACCATTTTTGTAAAAGCTAAAGAACAAATTCCTTTAGATAAAAGTAACAAGCCTAAAGTGGTTCATCAATATAATAATAGGAAAAGGAACAAATCTTATTATAAAAAGAAATCTTATTCCCCTAGATATAAAATCAACTTTGAGCCTACATGTTTCTATTGTGGTATTAAAGGTCATACTCCTAATGCATGttatgttagaaactttagtgttgCTCAAGACCACTATGTATGGCTTAAGAAAGGAACTAACTTtgaaggacccaaagcaatttgggtacctaatAAAACTTAA